Proteins encoded by one window of Synechococcus sp. WH 7805:
- a CDS encoding GMC oxidoreductase codes for MIIDDRHYDIIVIGSGAGGGTLAGALSRQGRCVLLLERGEAMALSDQNVADVDLFRKDRYHPRNERWFGPDGDPIAPQTTYALGGNTKIWGAVLERMREKDFEDLPLQDGISPRWPFNYEHLAPFYDEAESLYQVHGKSGVDPTEPTRSDDFSYAPKPLMPFLEPLRESLKRQGCQPYDLPLSWSSSQEDPSGDSQLYGLDNADPEKLEVRSMARVLRLHVNPSGREVKAVEADVAGETWLFSADVVVLAAGAINTAAILLRSSSEKHPRGLNNGSDQVGRNLMNLQLTSILQLAAEPNNGRYARSLGVNDYYWGDKNVSFPLGHIQTAGGVLQDALFAESPPVLSLVSKLIPDFGLERLASRSVAWWAMTEVLPDPHNKVWLNNDQIRINYLHNNREAHDRLVYRWIDTLKAVESDPITKVVTKAPTHPRGEAPLSVVGYACGTCRMGEDPAASVVDGDGRCHELDNLYIADSSVFPSCPSVGPGLTTIALALRMAGALKQRFDA; via the coding sequence ATGATCATCGACGATCGCCATTACGACATCATTGTCATCGGCAGTGGCGCCGGCGGAGGAACCCTGGCGGGAGCTCTAAGCAGGCAAGGTCGCTGTGTGCTTCTGCTTGAACGCGGAGAGGCCATGGCCCTGAGTGATCAGAACGTGGCCGATGTTGATCTCTTTCGCAAAGACCGTTATCACCCACGCAACGAGCGCTGGTTCGGACCGGATGGCGACCCGATCGCCCCACAGACCACCTACGCCCTAGGCGGCAACACCAAAATCTGGGGAGCCGTTCTCGAGCGCATGCGCGAGAAGGACTTCGAAGACCTCCCACTTCAGGACGGCATCTCCCCTCGCTGGCCCTTCAATTACGAGCACCTGGCTCCTTTTTACGACGAGGCCGAAAGCCTGTATCAAGTGCACGGCAAATCGGGCGTGGATCCAACGGAACCGACCCGCAGCGACGACTTCAGCTACGCACCCAAACCGTTGATGCCTTTCCTTGAGCCCTTGCGTGAAAGTCTCAAGCGCCAAGGTTGTCAACCCTATGACTTGCCCTTGAGCTGGTCGAGCAGTCAGGAAGACCCCAGCGGAGACTCCCAGCTGTACGGCCTAGACAACGCCGACCCAGAGAAACTGGAGGTGCGATCGATGGCCCGGGTGTTACGACTCCACGTGAATCCAAGCGGCCGCGAAGTGAAGGCTGTTGAAGCCGATGTAGCCGGTGAAACCTGGTTGTTCTCAGCTGATGTTGTTGTGCTTGCCGCTGGGGCGATCAATACAGCGGCAATCCTGCTGCGCTCCAGCAGTGAAAAGCATCCCCGAGGTCTCAACAACGGGTCTGATCAGGTGGGCCGCAATCTGATGAATCTTCAGCTCACCTCGATTCTCCAGCTGGCAGCTGAACCGAACAATGGTCGCTATGCCCGATCGCTTGGCGTGAACGACTACTACTGGGGAGACAAGAATGTGAGCTTTCCACTGGGTCACATCCAGACGGCTGGTGGTGTTTTGCAGGATGCCCTGTTCGCCGAATCACCACCGGTGCTGTCTCTCGTCAGCAAATTGATCCCTGATTTCGGCTTGGAACGCCTGGCATCCCGGTCAGTGGCCTGGTGGGCCATGACGGAAGTGCTTCCCGACCCCCACAACAAAGTGTGGCTGAACAACGATCAGATCCGCATTAATTATCTGCATAACAATCGCGAAGCCCACGATCGCCTCGTTTATCGATGGATCGACACCTTGAAGGCCGTTGAATCGGATCCCATCACCAAGGTGGTGACCAAAGCACCGACGCACCCTCGTGGAGAAGCTCCATTGAGCGTGGTGGGCTATGCCTGCGGCACTTGCCGCATGGGTGAAGATCCAGCTGCGTCAGTGGTCGATGGTGATGGCCGTTGCCACGAACTTGACAATCTCTACATTGCCGATTCCAGCGTGTTTCCCAGCTGCCCAAGCGTCGGCCCTGGACTCACCACCATCGCCTTAGCTCTTCGCATGGCCGGTGCCCTCAAGCAACGATTCGATGCCTAG